In Solanum lycopersicum chromosome 5, SLM_r2.1, the following are encoded in one genomic region:
- the LOC101259749 gene encoding uncharacterized protein, with the protein MAWFRASSSVAKLAIRRALSQGGSYVPRTRILPSQGRYFHTTVVRPRAQAAPVPRPVPLSKLTDSFLDGTSSVYLEELQRAWEQDPNSVDESWDNFFRNFVGQAATSPGISGQTIQESMRLLLLVRAYQVNGHMKAKLDPLDLEARQIPDDLDPALYGFTEADLDREFFLGVWKMSGFLSENRPVQTLKAILTRLEQAYCGSIGYEYMHISDRDKCNWLRERIETPTSMEYNRERREVILDRLMWSTQFENFLATKWAAAKRFGLEGCETLIPGMKEMFDRAADLGVESIVIGMPHRGRLNVLGNVVRKPLKQIFSEFSGGIKPGDDAGYVGTGDVKYHLGTSYDRPTRGGKRIHLSLVANPSHLEAVNPVVIGKTRAKQYYTNDEDRTKSMGILLHGDGSFAGQGVVYETLHLSALPNYTTGGTIHIVVNNQVAFTTDPTAGRSSQYCTDVAKALDIPIFHVNGDDVEAVAHVCELAAEWRQKFHADVVVDIVCYRRFGHNEIDEPSFTQPKMYKIIRNHPSSLEIYQNKLLNSGQVAKDDVEKIHNKINRILNEEFIASKDYVPQKRDWLSAFWSGFKSPSQLSRVRNTGVKPEILTNVGKAITTFPDGFKPHRALKRVFDDRRKMIETGEGVDWAVGEALAFATLLVEGNHVRLSGQDVERGTFSHRHSVIHDQETGAQYCPLDHVMMNQNEEMFTVSNSSLSEFGVLGFELGYSMENPNSLVIWEAQFGDFANGAQVIFDQFVSSGEAKWLRQTGLVVLLPHGYDGQGPEHSSGRLERFLQMSDDNPFVIPEMEPTLRKQIQECNWQVVNVTTPANYFHVLRRQIHRDFRKPLIVMAPKNLLRHKSCKSNLSEFDDVQGHPGFDKQGTRFKRLIKDQNDHSDLEEGIRRLVLCSGKIYYELDEERAKADGKDIAICRVEQLCPFPYDLIQRELKRYPNAEVVWCQEEPMNMGAFNYIAPRLSTAMKSLGRGNMDDIKYVGRAPSAATATGFFQVHVKEQTELVQKALQQDPINQI; encoded by the exons ATGGCGTGGTTTAGAGCTAGCTCAAGTGTGGCAAAGCTTGCTATTAGAAGGGCTCTATCACAGGGTGGTTCTTACGTCCCAAGAACTCGCATACTTCCATCACAAGGTCGATATTTTCATACCACAGTTGTCAGGCCAAGGGCACAAGCTGCTCCTGTCCCAAGACCAGTGCCACTTTCCAAGTTGACTGACAGCTTTTTAGATGGGACGAGCAGTGTCTACCTTGAGGAGCTCCAGCGAGCATGGGAACAAGACCCAAACAGCGTTGATGAGTCGTGGGATAATTTCTTCAGGAATTTTGTTGGACAAGCTGCCACATCTCCTGGGATATCAGGCCAGACGATTCAAGAGAGTATGCGTCTTCTGTTGCTCGTGAGAGCTTATCAGGTTAATGGTCATATGAAAGCAAAACTTGATCCATTAGATTTAGAAGCGAGGCAAATACCTGATGATTTGGATCCAGCATTATATGGGTTCACTGAAGCTGATCTTGATAGAGAGTTCTTCCTTGGTGTTTGGAAGATGTCTGGATTCTTGTCTGAGAATCGTCCTGTGCAAACTTTGAAGGCAATATTAACACGTCTTGAGCAGGCTTATTGTGGAAGCATTGGGTATGAGTACATGCATATTTCTGATCGTGATAAATGCAATTGGTTGAGAGAGCGGATTGAAACCCCAACATCTATGGAGTACAATCGTGAGCGACGGGAAGTTATTCTTGACCGACTGATGTGGAGCACTCAGTTTGAGAACTTCTTGGCTACGAAGTGGGCGGCAGCCAAGAGATTTGGCCTTGAAGGTTGTGAGACCTTGATTCCTGGCATGAAGGAAATGTTCGACCGGGCAGCAGATCTTGGAGTTGAGAGCATAGTCATTGGGATGCCACATAGAGGAAGATTAAATGTTTTGGGTAATGTTGTTAGAAAGCCACTAAAGCAGATCTTCAGCGAGTTTAGCGGTGGTATAAAACCTGGGGATGATGCTGGTTATGTTGGAACTGGTGATGTCAAGTATCACTTGGGAACTTCTTATGATCGGCCTACTCGGGGTGGGAAAAGAATTCATCTATCTTTGGTTGCAAATCCAAGTCACTTGGAAGCTGTCAATCCAGTTGTTATTGGAAAAACTAGAGCAAAGCAATATTATACGAATGACGAGGATAGAACCAAGAGCATGGGCATTTTGCTCCATGGTGATGGTAGTTTTGCAGGCCAAGGTGTTGTCTATGAGACATTGCATCTGAGTGCTCTTCCCAATTACACAACCGGAGGGACCATTCACATTGTGGTGAATAATCAAGTGGCGTTCACTACTGATCCAACAGCTGGAAGATCATCTCAGTACTGTACTGACGTTGCAAAGGCTTTGGATATTCCAATTTTCCATGTCAATGGTGATGACGTTGAGGCTGTTGCTCATGTGTGTGAACTTGCTGCAGAATGGCGCCAGAAATTCCATGCTGATGTTGTGGTTGATATTGTCTGTTATCGTCGATTTGGACACAATGAAATTGATGAACCATCCTTCACCCAGCCTAAAATGTACAAG ATCATCAGAAATCATCCTTCTTCATTGGAGATCTATCAAAACAAACTCCTAAATTCCGGTCAGGTGGCAAAAGATGATGTGGAAAAGATACATAATAAGATCAATAGAATCCTCAATGAAGAGTTCATTGCTAGTAAAGATTATGTGCCTCAAAAAAGAGACTGGCTTTCTGCTTTTTGGTCTGGTTTTAAGTCTCCTTCACAGCTTTCACGTGTTCGAAACACCGG TGTCAAACCTGAGATTTTGACGAATGTCGGGAAAGCAATCACTACGTTTCCAGATGGTTTTAAGCCTCACAGAGCATTAAAAAGGGTTTTTGATGACCGTCGAAAGATGATTGAGACAGGGGAGGGTGTTGACTGGGCTGTTGGAGAAGCACTTGCTTTTGCAACATTGCTTGTGGAAGGTAATCATGTTAGGTTGAGTGGTCAGGATGTTGAGAGAGGTACTTTCAGTCACAGACATTCTGTTATTCATGATCAGGAGACGGGGGCTCAGTACTGTCCTCTTGATCATGTTATGATGAACCAAAATGAAGAGATGTTCACTGTGAGCAACAG CTCCCTTTCAGAGTTTGGTGTTTTGGGATTTGAATTGGGTTATTCAATGGAAAATCCAAATTCGTTGGTAATTTGGGAAGCTCAATTTGGTGATTTTGCTAATGGAGCTCAAGTAATATTTGACCAGTTCGTGAGCAGTGGAGAAGCGAAATGGTTGCGCCAGACTGGATTGGTTGTGCTTTTGCCACATGGTTATGATGGTCAGGGCCCTGAGCATTCTAGTGGACGTTTGGAACGTTTCCTCCAG ATGAGTGATGACAACCCGTTTGTTATCCCGGAGATGGAACCTACGCTAAGGAAGCAGATTCAGGAATGTAATTGGCAGGTGGTGAATGTAACAACTCCAGCAAATTATTTCCATGTTTTGCGGCGTCAA ATTCACAGAGATTTCCGTAAGCCTCTCATTGTGATGGCCCCAAAGAACTTACTTCGTCACAAGAGCTGCAAGTCAAATCTATCCGAGTTCGACGATGTCCAAGGTCATCCAGGTTTTGACAAACAAGGTACCAGGTTTAAGCGCCTGATAAAAGATCAGAATGATCACTCTGATCTTGAAGAGGGTATCAGACGGCTGGTCCTTTGCTCAGGAAAG ATCTATTATGAGCTTGACGAAGAAAGAGCTAAAGCTGATGGGAAAGACATTGCTATCTGTCGGGTGGAACAGCTTTGTCCTTTCCCTTATGACCTTATCCAGCGTGAATTGAAGCGATATCCAA ATGCAGAGGTAGTTTGGTGCCAAGAAGAGCCAATGAACATGGGTGCATTCAATTACATTGCACCGCGCCTTTCTACTGCCATGAAATCACTTGGCAGAGGTAACATGGATGACATCAAGTATGTTGGTCGTGCTCCTTCTGCTGCCACAGCCACTGGTTTCTTCCAGGTTCACGTCAAAGAACAGACCGAGCTTGTCCAGAAAGCGTTGCAGCAGGATCCTATCAATCAAATCTGA
- the LOC101260050 gene encoding elongator complex protein 1 isoform X2, which produces MGSTLDWMPSGAKIAAVYDRKEDRKCPSIVFFERNGLERSSFCLNVEIDATIELVKWNCNSDLLAAVVRGEKYDSLKIWFLSNNHWYLKQEIRYMKDDRVRFMWDPIKPLQLVTWTTSGHITGYNFVWNTAVMNNSVALVIDDSKILITPLSLSLIPPPMYLFCLNFPSAIQSMAFCSRSSLNHLAASLSDGRLCVVELPAIDCWEELEGKEFDVDAASFDSGYNSFIHLAWLDSHKLLGVSHYLVSNSAIKESSKDKLSMYCLQEIDLMCSEDRLPNSVTCSGWQAKGLNRLSLEGTVIGIAPNQGNGCSAYVQFDGGEVFEYALKLADARGLHQKREDMSFSSSCPWMDLVQIGGCLPQKALLFGLDDSGRLLVGERTLCNNCSSFSFYSNSADHSVTHLILSTKQDLLFIVDISDILKGELEVKYGNFLAVFKHRKGEDERNYIQIWERGARIIGVLHGDESAIILQTVRGNLECVYPRKLVLASIINALIQGRYKDALLMVRRQRIDFNVIIDHCGWQNFVQSAAEFVKQVNNLSYITEFVCSIKNENIMKTLYKNYISLPHDIEAKAVDGDLKSSHSNSKIHSVLLAIRKALEEHVTESPARELCILTTLARSDPPALEQALERIKIIRERELSGSGELRRELYPSAEEALKHLLWLSDTEAVFEAALGLYDLNLAAIVALNSQKDPKEFLPYLQELENMPIVLMRYNIDLKLQRFEAALQHIVSAGDAYFEDSMILMKKNPQLFPSGLQLITDSVKRNQVLEAWGDHFSSTKCFEDAAATYMCCSCLDKALKAYRECGNWGGVLTVAGLIKLGKEEVLQLAQELCDELQALGKPGDAAKIALEYCADVNAGINFLVSAREWEEALRTAFLYRRDDLVLEVKTASLECASSLVSEYEEGLEKVGKYLTRYLGVRQRRLLLAAKLQSDERSINELDDDTASETSSNFSGMSAYTLGTRKGSAASINSRASTKARDMRRQRNRGKIRAGSPGEEMGLVEHLKGMSLTSGAKRELKSLLICLVMLQKEDIARKLQHVATNFQLSQMAAVKLADEAISDDIVNEHFYVLDNYIPKIKEDMQHSELFSWQSKVLI; this is translated from the exons ATGGGATCAACTTTGGATTGGATGCCCAGTGGAGCCAAAATTGCTGCAGTTTATGACCGGAAGGAAGATAGAAAATGCCCATCTATAGTTTTCTTTGAGAGGAATGGATTAGAAAGAAGCTCATTTTGCCTCAACGTAGAAATTGATGCTACTATAGAGCTTGTGAAGTGGAATTGTAACTCGGACCTTCTAGCTGCTGTGGTCAGAGGGGAAAAGTATGACTCTCTGAAGATCTGGTTCTTAAGTAACAACCACTGGTACTTAAAACAAGAAATCAGATACATGAAGGATGACAGAGTCAGATTCATGTGGGATCCGATAAAGCCTCTACAGTTGGTTACTTGGACTACAAGTGGGCATATCACGGGCTATAACTTTGTATGGAATACAGCTGTCATGAATAACTCAGTGGCACTTGTAATTGATGACTCCAAGATACTAATAACCCCTCTTTCTTTATCTCTCATCCCACCACCTATGTACCtcttttgtttgaattttcCCTCTGCCATTCAGAGTATGGCATTTTGCTCTAGAAGTTCTTTGAATCACCTGGCTGCATCCTTGTCAGATGGCAGATTGTGTGTTGTAGAGCTTCCTGCAATTGATTGTTGGGAGGAGCTAGAAGGTAAAGAGTTTGATGTTGATGCTGCCTCTTTTGATTCAGGCTATAATTCTTTCATTCACCTTGCATGGTTGGATTCACACAAGCTTCTTGGTGTTAGCCATTATCTAGTTAGCAACTCAGCAATAAAAGAGTCCTCTAAGGATAAGCTTTCTATGTATTGCCTCCAAGAAATTGATCTTATGTGTTCTGAAGATCGTCTTCCTAATTCAGTGACATGCTCTGGTTGGCAAGCTAAAGGTTTGAATAGATTGTCTCTTGAAGGTACCGTAATTGGTATAGCTCCTAACCAGGGAAATGGCTGCTCAGCATATGTTCAGTTTGATGGCGGGGAAGTGTTTGAGTATGCGTTGAAGTTGGCTGATGCCAGAGGGCTTCATCAGAAACGTGAGGATATGAGTTTTTCTTCATCTTGCCCCTGGATGGATCTTGTGCAAATTGGAGGCTGCTTACCTCAAAAGGCTTTGCTTTTTGGTCTTGATGACAGTGGTAGATTGCTTGTTGGTGAAAGGACATTGTGCAACAATTGCAGCAGTTTTTCTTTCTACTCGAATTCTGCTGACCACTCTGTCACCCATTTGATTCTTTCAACTAAGCAGGATTTGCTGTTTATTGTCGATATTAGTGATATCCTGAAAGGAGAACTGGAGGTTAAGTATGGGAACTTCCTGGCAGTTTTCAAGCACAGAAAAGGAGAAGATGAGAGAAACTATATTCAAATATGGGAAAGAGGTGCCAGAATCATAGGTGTTTTGCATGGGGACGAGTCTGCTATCATACTTCAAACAGTTCGAGGGAATCTTGAGTGCGTCTACCCCAGAAAATTGGTTCTAGCCTCAATAATTAATGCTTTGATTCAAGGGCGTTACAAAGATGCATTACTCATGGTAAGAAGGCAAAGAATTGATTTCAATGTTATTATTGACCATTGTGGTTGGCAAAACTTTGTTCAGTCAGCTGCTGAGTTTGTGAAGCAAGTGAacaatttaagttatataaCTGAATTTGTCTGTTCaataaagaatgaaaatatCATGAAGACACTGTACAAAAACTATATATCCCTACCTCATGACATTGAGGCTAAAGCTGTAGATGGAGACCTTAAGAGTTCTCATAGCAATAGCAAGATCCACTCTGTCTTGCTGGCCATAAGGAAGGCTCTTGAGGAGCATGTAACTGAAAGTCCTGCAAGGGAACTTTGCATTCTGACCACTTTAGCTCGAAGTGACCCTCCAGCTCTTGAACAAGCTTTAGAGAGAATAAAAATAATCCGAGAAAGGGAATTATCAGGTTCAGGTGAACTGAGAAGGGAACTCTACCCTTCTGCCGAGGAAGCTTTAAAACATCTTTTGTGGTTGTCTGATACAGAGGCAGTTTTTGAAGCTGCATTAGGTCTTTATGATTTGAACCTTGCAGCTATCGTCGCCTTGAATTCACAAAAGGACCCGAAAGAATTTCTTCCCTATCTGCAAGAACTCGAGAACATGCCAATAGTATTAATGCGATACAATATAGACCTGAAATTGCAGAGGTTTGAGGCTGCGCTTCAGCACATTGTTTCTGCAGGAGATGCTTACTTTGAAGATTCTATGATTCTCATGAAGAAAAATCCCCAGCTTTTCCCCTCGGGACTCCAATTGATCACTGACTCTGTCAAGAGAAACCAGGTACTTGAGGCCTGGGGAGATCATTTTAGTTCCACAAAATGCTTTGAGGATGCTGCTGCAACATATATGTGCTGTTCTTGTTTGGATAAAGCTTTGAAGGCTTATCGTGAGTGTGGTAATTGGGGTGGGGTTCTGACAGTAGCTGGTCTCATTAAACTAGGGAAGGAGGAAGTCTTGCAACTAGCACAGGAGCTTTGTGATGAACTCCAAGCACTTGGTAAACCAGGGGATGCTGCAAAAATAGCTTTGGAGTATTGCGCAGATGTTAACGCTGGTATTAATTTCTTGGTCAGTGCAAGGGAATGGGAAGAAGCTTTGAGAACTGCATTTCTTTACAGGAGAGACGATCTGGTCCTTGAAGTAAAGACTGCATCACTTGAGTGTGCCAGCTCACTGGTTAGTGAATATGAGGAAGGGCTAGAGAAAGTGGGGAAGTACTTGACTCGATATTTAGGTGTTCGACAACGGAGATTATTACTTGCTGCAAAGCTACAGTCAGATGAGCGATCAATAAATGAACTTGATGATGATACTGCTTCTGAAACTAGTAGCAATTTCAGTGGAATGAGTGCATATACATTGGG GACAAGAAAGGGATCAGCTGCATCAATAAACTCCAGAGCTAGTACAAAAGCAAGAGACATGAGACGTCAACGGAATAGAGGGAAAATACGTGCTGGAAG TCCCGGTGAGGAGATGGGTTTGGTAGAGCATTTAAAGGGGATGTCACTGACTAGTGGAGCTAAACGTGAGCTTAAATCTCTCTTGATATGCCTTGTGATGCTGCAAAAGGAAGATATTGCCAGGAAGTTGCAACATGTTGCTACAAATTTTCAACTGTCCCAAATGGCAGCTGTAAAATTAGCTGATGAGGCCATATCAGATGATATAGTTAATGAGCATTTCTATGTTCTGGATAATTACATTCCCAAAATAAAGGAAGATATGCAGCATTCAGAGCTTTTCTCCTGGCAGTCGaaagtattgatttga